Genomic window (Helianthus annuus cultivar XRQ/B chromosome 3, HanXRQr2.0-SUNRISE, whole genome shotgun sequence):
TTCAAGATTTAAACATATCCATGTTTAAGTCACATTTTTATGTTCATCATGGTAAGATGAACACAAGTCTTGAATACTACAAGAATCTActcacaagatcatcataaacATAGACTTTAAATCACTAATATTAACAAGATCAACATAAATAACAAGATCACACAAACTAACTACACTAATCAACACATAATAATACATAATATAGTTAgatttagtgtttattagctttgaGATTAAGGTTTTTGTTTGTGTTTAACCTTAAATTCAAGATCATCAACTTGTACTTTTGAGATTAACTAGTAATAAGAAGCATAAATATGGTGTTTAGAAGtcttacaactttgcacaagcCAAAATAAGAAAATTAGAAGAAGATTAAGCCTCCAAGAAAGCTCCTAATGATGATCCATGCTTGTTACTAGCTTAGATGATCTTGAAATGGTTTAAACTAGGCTAAAATATGCTATTTAGGAAGTGAAAAAGGGTGGTATTCTTGGATGTCTATGAGCCGTGAGTGGAGGAGCAAACAAgatggtttgtttgtttttttttttttaatgagaAGTGTTGTAAAGAATGGTAGTAAAGAATGGTATAAAGGGTTTAGTCAACAACAACTTTCATGCATCCATACTTGAAATCTTTGCACCATTTCTAAATTAATGTAGATGATTGAAATGGGGGTATGGCCGATGGGTGTACAAGTATGGTGAttagattgttttttttttttaaataaaacatgtgATGATAAATATAACTTGAAGATATTTTAGTAATTAAATTAATTGGGGTATTTAGGGTGTTTATGATAGTTTAGAGTTGTAAACAAACTCTAATTAGTTTACTAGTTTAGTGGATATAAGTTTTGAATGGTAAAAATACCACTAGTTCGCTCGCCGGTTCGATATCGGGTGATATACAAAAGTTGTAATGTAATACCGGGAGCTATGGTTTTAATTTTCCATCGACACTATAGCATTTATTCAAGGCGTTTACGACGCCAAAATACGGTTAACTAGCTCGCTAGACTAGTGTAAGTTGTATTTTGATATCTTAAATACTTTCCGTTTAGGCGTCGGCTAGTTAATGGCACTTTCATTTCGTACCGACGAAAGTTTGCCGCAAGTTGTCATCCCGCAACCAAATGATGTATGAAGTGATTTCAAGTTCCAACTTaagcttaactagttcactagctTCTTCGTTTGGTTGTTTTGATGTCGCAAATAGCGCTTACTAGCTCGTCGGTTCGCTAACGGACTAGTTTAGTGCATAGCGATATAACATCGGAAGCTTATGATTTTGGTCATCCTATTGATATCCTTAAAATGTTTTAGCGTGTTTTTCATCAAGTGACATAATTCCGAAGTCCCGGAAATGCTAAATTATGGTTTCGGACGAGTTAAAATGTCATATTTTTGGCCGAAACGGTCATTTTTGCAATTAGGGCGTCATACTGGAAGGTCTTGTATCTTTGCAAGATATGCTTTCGTATTATTGTTTTCTTATTataatggactcagttatgttatccgtgtgtcgtttttcagtgtttcgttctgttttcacggttttgctggcatgaatagtgtaaccatGAATAGTGCATGCATCACTttttaccaacacttttaggacattgtttgactGGTTTCGAAATATGACGAAAACCAGCATATGTTTTAGATTTGTTTTCTTGTCCTTACACTGATATCCAGTatacgacacagttacgtaattaaattacgctaaatgcatgagatttagaaatataaatagtgattagattgtacggaattaccagttaTTTTCCAGTTGTCACAAGATCAGGGACATCCGACTATCATTCTAGAGGCTAttgcgtcacaggatctctggataTGGCATGCTTTTTTTAGTCTACCCGGGTCACTCAACGACCTCAACATCATATACTAGTCCCAGATTTTTGATGATGTAGTGGCGggtacaggtccagacacaagctttacggtttcaggggtggagtacaggcgaggttactacctagccgatgggatatacccaacgtactcgacaatTGTTAAAACTGTCCCGCACCCGACCGACGACAAAAGGaaaaaaattgcaaagtttcaggAGGGCgcaagaaaagatattgaacgggcttttggtgttctacaaaaaaaatggcacatcatttctattccagcacgttcgcaaacaccaaggaggttacgacacattatgtacgcttgtatcatccttcataacatgatcattgaagacgaagggagagcgatatgcgattacgacgaaaacgcgtctactggaaattctgttccagttagtgaggaagaacaagatttgaacgccttcgctctacgtaacgagtacacacatcacaacctacaagcggacttggtggagcATATTTGGAACAACGCTGAAAACGAACCCGCCCACCACATTGAAGACGACGACTAGTAGCTTATTTTAGTATGTTAGGatatttttacgtttttttttttaactttaggtttttaagtttatgttttttttagtttattttttttaagtttaatttttttttatgtttatgtaatgttttataatattaattaaaatattttattactttatttgttaaatgtttaaaaaaagatggagatttaaaataaaaaaaatataaaagtggtggaggatgatgactaggaccatcctcccatgccccctagttttggaggatgatccatccttgggaggactatgatgtggcgcctacgtggcggatcatcctccaaggatggtccatcaccataccatgtagtctAAGGATAAAAAACTAAATTTTTAATATTCACATTCTCAATGTTTATCTTCCCCATCATCTCTAACTTTtcttacccaaaaaaaaaaaaaaaaaaacacagaaCTGAAAATTAATCTTGTTCCTTCTATTTTAGaattttcttctcatctctctttagaaatatatattatatcatcatgtatatatttatttacttatgAAAATGAATAATACTAGCTTTCTAAAATTGGGGCTTTCAAAATGTGAGGCCTAAAGCAAAAACCTCATTTCACTTATGCTTGAGCCGGGCCTGTATACTCAACCGACAATTGTACAAACTGAAGGGGGGGCTTGAAATCGCCGAACTAGCGGCAATGATGGCGAGCAGATCAGTAGGTAATTCATGGAAGCAATTATCTTTCAACTTAATCAAACGAAGCTTTAGCACATCTTCAAACCCTAGCACAGCAGCAACAGTGTCGAAATgtaagagaaagaagaagaagaagaacctgTTCGAGGTGGCTGAGTTTCTTCCGAATTGGGGGATTGGTTATCAAATGGCTAAAACTCACTGGTCGGGTGTTGCTTATCAGATCACCAAGATTAATCTCTACaaagtctctctctctctcttctttcaaatcatcatcaccatcttttatttatttatttattgtgtgtgtgttttttggtTTTAGGGTTTTATAGGGTTACCATGCTATTTTAATCCTGCAGAAATGACATTTCAAATCAGACATTTATTATCTGTTTTTGCATTTCCTGATTCATTGACGTTGGTGATTGTTTTTACAGGATGGCAAGCATGGGAAGGCTTGGGGGATTGTTCACAAAGATGGTGAGTCGTCTGATTTCTCTTTATTTTAGTTTGCATTAGGTAAAATTGAAATATGAGTGGACCAATAATTAAGGAAAAGGTAATATGCTTGGTTTTCAAATGGGCGCATCACATgatgggtatgtttggcaaaagtaacCGGTGGCTACTCTAGAAGCTGATAGCTGGTGGCTGGTAGttgtagctggtagctagtagctgtagctttttagatatatttggtgtttggcagagtagttggagcttttaataaaatgtataaaatgaccaaaatagacataactaaaaatttaaaaagtttgtgtattaaaaatttcattatctttagaggttaaaatagtcattttttccctaaaagcttgtagctcctaaacgctactagtaggagcgtgcaaccaaaagcttcaagctccttcaaccaaacaaggaTTTTTATTGAGTTTGAGTTTTTTCTAAAAaacttaaagctagaagctccatgccaaacatacccgaTGTTGTATGATGCGGTACCTTATGCGATTCTATTTGAATAAATCTGACCATTGATTTAGCAATGAGTTCGAGTATTTGAACAAATTAGACTCATATGGTGAGAATATCTTATTTTTAGTGCTCAAAAGTTAACAAGCTAAAATATCATCTATAAACAAACGAACGCCTAACGCCACCCTCTTTATAAATCCACGGTAGTATGATCTTATTAGCAAATGAGGCTGGTTAATGCTTGCAGTTTTATCAACTTTAAGATTAGGTTAGAATTTGTAGGCTATGCAAGTTTGTATGTGGTGAATTTGTTCTTTTTCAGGGCTTTTAAATTGCTGTTTAAGTCGATGAAAGAAATTATGTAAACGATTTATACATTAGATATGTACTGAAATAGATACTTAAGGTCAAGTTTTATTTTATACTTACTTAAGATTGTTGGTATGAGTCTCATCCATCAAGATATGTTTTTCTCCCCTTCTTTCTAACTTTTTAGCATAACTATTAGTTTAAAAGTAGATTCTAATGCAAAATAAATTTAACCGTTACTGACTtaagggctgtttgtttacctcttaatgaggctcttaaggGTTCAGACCtcacctcttactggttcaacacttaatgggttagactgtttgtttcgcgagcaaatGTCTGAACGGTTCAGaaatttgcctctgaatggttaagaattatacagagtctgaatggttaagacctctaatctgaattggtcagacatttgcctctgaacggttaagcattatactggctcttaatggttcagacctcttactggttcagcacttaatgattcagacctcttactggttcagcacttaaccattcagaagttgccaaacagccccttactgTACTTTCACGTTATCTGACCCAAACAAAAGGGTTATCAGATGTTTAAACTCTCTTCCTCATATCAATTAGATCAACTTTGTAGAATTCTAGTCAAGTAGTTTGGAGAagaaaaatttgacagaaaaaATCTTAAAAACCTGAATTGTTGTTGGTGGGTTATGTTAAGTAATTCGTTTTAAAGttggttaaaagtaatttatctAATATGAGTATCAGAGTATGAGAGTATAGGAATGTGGTGCGAAAGCTTCTTGTCTGAGTTGTAATTGAAAATAAATGGTCAAAGAAAGCTCGGTGAGAAAGCATACTATAAAATTTATAAATTCTGACTTTTAGGTCAACCTAGGTCTTTTCGTGATCAAAATGTTATGAATTTTGGGTTCATTTTCATTACACAAAAGCTTCCACTCAGTAAAATTTGTTACAAAGTACTTGCTACGTTTCTGTTATGTGAAATCGAACAACTTGTATCAAAATTGACACATAAGATTAGTTTGATTTTGACCTTACAAGTATTATTGGGAATACTCGTGTTAAGTGTCTAACCACTCTAATGTTTATGATGGTGTAGGTGTACCGGCTGCTGATGCTCCAAAGAAAATTAGCGGGGTTCACAAACGTTGTTGGAAGTACATTCCTAACTCAAACAAAACCGAACAAGTCACATCTCCACCACAACCCGAACCAGAAGTTCAAGCCACATGAAAAATTACTCATATGGTTAGATGCGATTGAAAACTTTCATCTGTTGAAAATATACCCTCACTTTTTAAAATTTTGCTAGTAATTTGATGTGATCTCACAAAGAGTCTGATGATAGGATGGCGAGGGACTGGTGGTTGACTTTACTTGTATGTGCAACGATGGGAATGTGGAAACTGAGTGAAGAAATGATCTCTTAACCTGAAGCAAAATAAATCCTTTTTAATGATTTAGTTTTatcttagatttttttttttttttttttgtgcttaatttttttttttttcattaattaATTAGTTGAATATAAACAACTGGCCGAGTTACATCAATAtcgcaggtaagcgagcaacaagctgcgccgctacccccttctgaatagcaaaccctagcctaTTAAAGACAAACCCCTGCCCCCCTGTTGATGAGCAACTGCTGTGGACAACCTTTTGGACCCTAGTCAACAAACGGATAGCTTCTGGAGCTAGGGAGCCAAAGGTGTCGAAGGCGAAGGGGACAAATGCATGTTGGTTATCAGCACATGCTTTAGCGTGTTTATCCACCTTTTTAGATTCCGCTTTCCTTATAGCCTGTCCTGCTACAAACCCGCTTTCCCTTAAACCAGCTAAGGGGGAGACTCCTGTGAGatccacacaagcatgtttccctccCGCCCAGCCAAAAACGAGCAGATCCGCTGGTCTTaatgtagatctcccttccatcgGATCTGTAAGGAAATTCACAGGGGCCTCCTTCTTGGCAGAAATCCCCGCTCTCCTCAAGATGTCCCCCAAGACATCTCTCACCCAGTCGTGCCGATATTTGAAACCAGGGAGCTCCTTACAATGAATAgcatgctccccgtatttatccaTGCAGGCTTTACGGCAAATTGGGCAGGTTTCGTCTTCTGAATACATAGGGATCATCAGCCGGTATTTGAGGATAGCCCTATACTCAACAGCCGACATGCATTGCCCCAGCCCCTCGATCGGGATAACAGTCAAAAAATCTTAGATTGTCCGTTATTTTGACCAAAATTTATAGCTTGGTTGGGATTTCTATTTCATTATATGCTGGCTGCTTTTGACCGACGCTTAGTAGAATATCTCGTCCTACAATCAACTACTCCAGTAGTCGAGTTAACTCCATATGTTGTCAATACCTTGTATTAGTGTTGGTATGATTACAACATTcatcacaacttttttttttctaagtcAATAAATATTCCTGTACTAACATTATTCAGTCGAAACCATGGATCAACATGTCTTTTCCTATACTCATAATTGGCTCGAGTCAACACCTACGCTAGTGACTCGAGACACCGCATTTCCATCGCTTTTACAACACAGTTGTACAAATGATAGCTGCACCTTCTTGTCAACTCCATGTATAAGAGAATAGACTAAAAGAAGGGTTATCTTGTAGTAAACGAATCAACTATTAGTTAGTTTGTTAACTCTAAGGGTAATGAGAAACTGGAGTTTAGACATCTTCTGTATTGCTTCTTTTATTCTGTTCTTATCACAGAAGTCCCTTAAAGACTTCTAGAGGATATTGCAATAAGGTCTTAGCCCCTAGGTGTATTTTAGGAACGTAGGATTTTCTTATTCTTTAAGGGACTTTTCCGGTTATTGCCTTCTTGTGTTTATGcccaaatgatgttgtatgctattatatatgatttacattatattgtgtCACGCTGATCACTTTCTTGGTATGGGTGACTTCTTatttctatattctttgacttggtGTGTTGGTATGCTGTTCGTTTTCGAGCCGAGAGTTTCtctggaagcaacctctctacTATGGATAGatgcaaggtctgtctacattcCACCCTacccagaccctataagtagctttgctatttgtgggatttactgggtatggttgttgttgtatTATGTTCTTATCACAGGACATGTTTGAAAACGAATCGAATTGAACCGGTGGTTTGTGAAATAGGACAAAACTGAACCGAACCGGATAGAACACAGTCTTTAAACCGAACTGATCCTTTCCGCCTTAAATCACCAGTTTCAAACCGAACTAGAAACGTCTTAAACTGGACAAGAAAATAAGTAGATTTGTGGTTGGTAACTTTGTTGACGTGTCTAGCCTGTTTAATAAACATGTCATGTTTAGGTTGGGATGTAACTTTGTTGACGTGTCTAGCCTGTTTAATAAACATATCATGTTTAGGTCGGGATGTTAATATGTATAGTCGAGTTGAGCATTTAATTAACAAACAGGTCCACCTCTTAATTTTTTTAAAGTGAGAACTTAAGATATTTACAGGTTTAACCTGTGAGTGAGGTTGTTTACGACTCACTTGACCCTTTTACAATCAGTCAGTCTGATAGTTTTGGTCTTTCAAAAACAATATGAATCATTGCTTatctacttatttatttatttctaaaTTTCTTTTGTCATAATAAGATGTGTATTTACCCATATAAAACGACTCAGGATATTTAATAAGCAATACAGACTCCAATGTTTCACAACACTTTaaaattattttaattttttataagcAGAGCATCCGTCTTGGTAAACGGATCGCCTACGGATGAATTTAAATTATGTTGGGGGGTTACGCCAGGGGATCCGCTATCaccttttctttttattttggcATCAGAAGCTTTGAATGTCACAATGAAAAGGGCTATAAAGATTGGGGTATTTTAGGGGTTTCGATAAAAAAATGGGAGGCCAATGATTTCACATCTTTGTTATGCGGATGATGCAATATTTCTAGGTGAATGGTCTGATAGGAATATTAAAAACTTAAACCGGATATTAAGATGTTTTTATTTATGTTCGGGGTTGAAGGTTAACTTAAGTAAATGTAATTCATTCAGGGTTGGTGTCCATGGGGAGAAAATTGAACAAATGGCAGGGGTAATAAATTGTAAGGCTGGGAAACTACCTTTTGTTTTCTTGGGGATTCCGGTTGGGGCAAATATGAAAAATTTAATTCTAAGCTTTCATCCTGGAAGGCTATATGTTTATCGATGGCGGGTAGAACTGTATTAGCGAAAGCGGTTCTCGGGGCATTACCAAACTACTACTTATCTCTATTC
Coding sequences:
- the LOC110930279 gene encoding uncharacterized protein LOC110930279, with product MMASRSVGNSWKQLSFNLIKRSFSTSSNPSTAATVSKCKRKKKKKNLFEVAEFLPNWGIGYQMAKTHWSGVAYQITKINLYKDGKHGKAWGIVHKDGVPAADAPKKISGVHKRCWKYIPNSNKTEQVTSPPQPEPEVQAT